A genome region from Candidatus Parcubacteria bacterium includes the following:
- a CDS encoding ParB/RepB/Spo0J family partition protein, with protein sequence MKQTFGKGIESLIPNKKQKNIEKSATKKEAVFYIEVERIKSNPYQPRREFNMDALNSLAESIREHGILQPLVVAKIETSGLKDKSMQTQYQLIAGERRLMASKIIGLKEVPVIVRHPTNKERLELSLVENVQRQDLNPIEKAEAFDRLHKEFGLTHEKIGQLAGITRPVVSNMVRFLGLSQEIKQAIRENKITEGLAKAILLTKEPQKRKVVFDKILRDNLNVREAEHLARKLNIWQPGKGVKKEIVDELVDLEMKFKELFGVTAKTIKLKLEDGRPKLTVFFDSKHEAEKLLNDLK encoded by the coding sequence ATGAAACAAACATTTGGCAAGGGGATAGAATCATTAATTCCTAATAAAAAACAAAAAAATATTGAAAAATCAGCAACCAAGAAAGAAGCAGTTTTTTATATTGAAGTTGAGAGAATAAAATCTAATCCATATCAGCCAAGGAGAGAATTTAATATGGATGCTTTAAATTCTCTGGCAGAGTCAATTAGAGAGCATGGAATTTTACAGCCATTAGTTGTTGCTAAAATTGAAACATCTGGCTTAAAGGATAAAAGCATGCAGACGCAATATCAGTTAATTGCTGGTGAAAGACGTTTAATGGCGTCTAAAATAATTGGTTTAAAAGAGGTGCCAGTGATAGTAAGGCATCCTACAAATAAAGAAAGGCTGGAATTATCTTTAGTAGAAAATGTTCAGCGCCAGGATTTAAATCCAATAGAAAAAGCAGAGGCATTTGACCGTCTTCATAAGGAGTTTGGCTTGACTCATGAAAAAATCGGACAATTAGCAGGTATTACTAGACCGGTTGTCAGCAATATGGTCCGATTTTTAGGCCTATCTCAAGAAATAAAACAAGCAATTAGAGAAAATAAAATCACTGAGGGGCTGGCAAAAGCCATTTTATTGACTAAAGAGCCGCAGAAAAGAAAAGTAGTTTTTGATAAGATTTTAAGAGATAACTTAAATGTGAGGGAAGCAGAACATCTTGCGAGAAAACTTAATATATGGCAGCCGGGCAAAGGCGTTAAAAAAGAAATAGTTGATGAATTAGTTGATTTAGAGATGAAATTCAAAGAGCTTTTTGGAGTTACTGCCAAAACAATTAAATTAAAGCTTGAAGACGGCAGGCCAAAATTAACAGTATTCTTTGATTCAAAACACGAAGCAGAAAAACTGCTCAATGATTTGAAATAA
- a CDS encoding phosphatase PAP2 family protein: MDIDFYLFQIVNNWAGQYAWLDSLGIFFAKYFEYALVFCLFFFLVKNFKRYWPMVWQAILAGILSRLVFTEIIRWILPKARPFIDNDVNLLLTHAPTSAFPSGHAAFYFALSTIIYFYNKRAGILFFIASFLICLARVFCGIHWPLDIFAGAVIGVFSSWLIIKIFKK; this comes from the coding sequence ATGGATATAGATTTTTATTTATTTCAAATAGTAAATAATTGGGCAGGGCAGTATGCCTGGTTAGATAGTTTAGGTATTTTTTTTGCCAAGTATTTTGAGTATGCTTTAGTTTTTTGTTTATTCTTCTTTCTAGTAAAGAACTTCAAGAGATATTGGCCAATGGTTTGGCAGGCGATTTTAGCCGGCATTCTTTCCCGTTTAGTTTTTACAGAAATCATTCGCTGGATTTTGCCAAAAGCCAGACCCTTTATTGATAACGATGTTAATCTTCTCTTAACTCATGCTCCTACTTCTGCTTTTCCTTCAGGGCATGCCGCTTTTTACTTTGCTTTATCAACAATAATTTATTTTTACAATAAAAGAGCTGGCATTTTATTTTTTATAGCCAGTTTTTTAATTTGTTTAGCCAGAGTTTTTTGCGGGATTCATTGGCCCTTAGATATTTTTGCTGGCGCTGTTATTGGCGTTTTCTCTAGCTGGCTAATAATAAAAATTTTCAAAAAATAA
- a CDS encoding glycosidase has protein sequence MITLKRYIKNPILKPIKTHHWEEYVYNCAAIILDNKVHIVYRALGRDKVSRLGYASSKDGFRIDERLEKPIFIPELEFEKPMVKFNNSGIEDPRLTRIGSRIYMLYAGVNGRTAQSSMASIEVEDFLQKKWNWKRHGVIFPDIDDRNAGLFPEKINGKYVLYTRFMPNIWVSYSRDLKNWSRPKIVMKPRKGMWDEYKIGIAGPPLKLNNSWLLIYHGVEQKQAGRIYRLGFTLIDLKNPEKILYRSKKPILEPVKNYELKGQVPNVVFSCAAVIKGKKLFVYYGGADTVIGVATADISKFL, from the coding sequence ATGATAACCTTAAAAAGATATATTAAAAACCCTATTCTTAAACCGATAAAAACCCATCATTGGGAAGAATACGTTTACAATTGCGCTGCAATAATCTTGGACAATAAAGTCCATATAGTTTATAGAGCATTAGGCAGGGATAAAGTATCAAGGCTTGGTTATGCGTCAAGTAAAGATGGTTTTCGCATTGATGAAAGGTTAGAAAAACCAATTTTTATCCCAGAGTTAGAATTTGAAAAACCAATGGTAAAATTCAATAATTCTGGTATTGAGGACCCAAGATTAACAAGGATTGGCAGCAGAATTTATATGCTTTATGCCGGCGTAAATGGCAGAACAGCCCAATCATCTATGGCTTCAATTGAAGTTGAAGATTTTTTACAAAAGAAATGGAATTGGAAAAGGCATGGGGTTATTTTTCCAGATATTGATGATAGAAATGCAGGTTTATTTCCAGAAAAGATAAATGGTAAATATGTTCTTTATACAAGATTTATGCCGAATATTTGGGTGAGTTATTCAAGAGATTTGAAAAACTGGTCAAGACCAAAAATAGTAATGAAACCAAGAAAAGGGATGTGGGATGAATACAAAATTGGTATAGCCGGACCTCCTCTAAAATTGAATAATTCCTGGCTATTAATTTATCATGGAGTTGAACAAAAGCAAGCCGGAAGAATTTATAGATTAGGATTTACTTTAATAGATCTCAAAAACCCAGAAAAAATTTTATATAGATCCAAAAAACCAATTCTTGAACCAGTCAAGAATTATGAATTAAAAGGACAGGTTCCAAATGTGGTTTTTTCATGCGCTGCTGTTATTAAAGGAAAAAAGCTTTTTGTTTATTATGGCGGCGCTGACACTGTAATAGGAGTGGCTACCGCAGACATTTCTAAATTTCTTTGA
- a CDS encoding AAA family ATPase, translating into MARIISICNQKGGVGKSNVAVNMPVFLSAKGKRVLLVDMDPQANATLSLGINCRNLPLSIYNVLMEQITPSAIIRKSSFFGYDIMPASPDLAGATVELVGMKNREFKLSQVLKKVEESYDFIIIDSPPSLGILTLNSLVGSKEVLIPVQCEYLALEGLDQLLDTIALVKNNLGQDLKITGALLTMYNRRNRICRDVAKEVRRSFSGYVFDTIIPRSVVLAEAPKYGQTILQYAPGSQAAKAYKQLAEEILILETKNLES; encoded by the coding sequence ATGGCTAGGATTATCTCTATATGTAACCAAAAAGGAGGGGTAGGGAAGTCAAATGTTGCTGTAAACATGCCAGTTTTTTTGAGTGCCAAAGGGAAGAGAGTTTTATTAGTAGATATGGACCCCCAAGCCAATGCAACTTTGAGTTTAGGAATTAACTGCCGTAATCTGCCTCTTTCTATTTATAATGTTTTAATGGAGCAGATTACTCCTTCGGCAATTATTAGAAAAAGTTCTTTTTTTGGTTATGATATTATGCCTGCTTCTCCGGATTTAGCCGGTGCTACTGTGGAATTGGTTGGAATGAAAAACCGAGAATTTAAATTGTCTCAAGTTCTAAAAAAGGTTGAAGAATCTTATGATTTTATCATTATTGATTCACCTCCAAGCTTAGGCATTTTAACCCTTAATTCTTTAGTCGGCTCCAAGGAAGTTTTAATTCCTGTTCAGTGTGAATACTTGGCTTTAGAGGGGTTAGATCAGCTGCTTGATACCATTGCCTTAGTAAAAAACAATCTTGGCCAAGATTTAAAAATTACTGGAGCTTTATTAACAATGTATAATAGAAGAAATCGTATTTGCAGGGATGTTGCCAAAGAAGTAAGAAGAAGCTTTTCTGGGTATGTGTTTGATACTATTATTCCTAGAAGCGTGGTTTTAGCTGAAGCGCCAAAATACGGCCAGACAATTTTACAATACGCTCCTGGTTCTCAAGCAGCCAAAGCATATAAGCAATTAGCCGAAGAAATTCTTATTCTTGAAACTAAAAATTTAGAATCTTAA